CGAATTCGCTGCGTCATCCACATCGACATGGCACCGTTTAATTGCCCGCAGAGTCAGTGACTTTTCCCCATTTCCTCAATTCGGGTTTCAGTGAAAGAAGTGGTCGCGCCGATCAATAAGGCGACAGAGTCTTTGCATTCTTTAGATAAGATGGGCTAAATCGAGAATCGGCGAAGAGCAAGGAAGCATAAGTCTAGGAGCGACGGCAAGGAGGTGGCGGGTGCGCAAAGTTTCACGTTGGCTTAGTTCGCTTGCTGCGTCCGCTGCGTTGACCGCGGCTGGCTGCGCGAGTTCGACGACCGGCAACGGCGTGTCCAGCGCGACGGCGTGGCACTGGCCTTGGAGCAGCCCCGTCGCCGCGTCCGGGGCGCCAGCATTCGCTTCGGCGAGCGATCCGACCTCGCTGGCTAGCAAGCCGCCGAAGCCTGGTCCGGATTTGTACGTCGCCACGGCCCGAATCTATGAAAAATCGGGCGACCAAAATGGCGCTGCCAAACAGTATCAAAAGGCCCTGCAAATCGAGCCGGGTCATTTGCCGGCCCTCTTGGGCTATGCGCAGCTTCACGATAGCCAACGGGAGTATTCCGACGCCGATAAGCTCTACCAAGAGGCGATCCGTCGCCATCCAAAGGAAGCAGCCGCCTACAACGATCTGGGCCTCTCGTACGAGCGTCGCGGCAAGCTCGACGAATCGGCCCAGTCGATCGCGAAAGCGATCCAACTCCAGCCAGATAAGCCGCTTTATCGAAACAACATCGCGGCCATCCTGGTCGAAATGCATCGCAATGACGAGGCCCTCGCTCAATTGACACGCGCGCACGGACCGGCGGGCGCGCATTACAATCTGGCAATACTCTTGCATCGCAGCGGAAACGACCGCGATGCGCAATTTCACTTTGCCCAAGCGGCACAAATCGATCCCTCTCTGTCGGCCGCCCGCGAATGGGCGCGCCGTCTCTCGCCGGCTTCGACGAGTCCTACGCAGGTGGCTAGCGACGAACGGAATCCGACGCTCCGGCAGCCTTCCGAAAACCTGGTCGTAGCCGCGCGACGACCGGTTATCGTCAATGCCCCGATCCAAGAGATGCCGACCATCCCCAATTATAATTGCCGGCCAACGGAAGCGACTGCGGGCATAGCGCCCCAACCGACTCTAGCGCCTCCGGAGCCGAGGCTGGCATTGCAACAACCTGTCAGTGGCATGCGTTATCCGCAGTATGCCCCCGTGGCCGCGCCAAGCAATGGCGCGCTCCCGCCTTCGCCGGATGGCTTGAGCGAATTCCCCCCAGCGAGAGAAGGCTTGCGTGCATTGCCGCCGGTCGACTGACGGCACAGCGCAAAGTGTAGCGGAATTCGCCAGAACTCCCTGCCTTCACGGCCGCGCATCTCCGAATTCTGGCGAATTCGGCTAGGATCCGCCAGAATTCGCTCGCCGTGCTCATGCCAGCGGGCGGCACCTGGCGTGCTTGCTACGGCGCGCCTCGGATGGCCTCCAACTGGGCCTTGATTGCGGCGAATCGCTTGGGCGTCGCCTCGCCGCCGTCCAGCTTCGGATGAAACTGCAGCACCGAGTTGAGCACCTTCTCTCCCGTCTGCGCTTTGGCGATTGCAGCCGCTCTGTCGGCCGCTTGTAGACGCTTGGCCTGCGACAGCAAGCAGAACACCGTATTGTAGACTGCGTCGTAATAGCTCTGCTGCAAGCTCCGTTGGCGGTCGCTGAGCGTGCGTCCGCTCGGATCGGCGGGCGGCACGTAACGCTCGAGCCGGCGGCGAATCTCCGTCCAACTACCGATCGCGTCGTCGAACTTTGACGGGTCCTTCGCGGCCCAGTCCTGATAGATTTTCGCCCGTTCGACGAGCGGCTCGAGCGCGTCGGGGAATTCGGCGACGAGCTTATCCGCGACCTCCTTGGCCTCCTGATACTTTTCACGCTTGCGGAGCAAGCCGATCTCTTTGGCGCGCACCGCATTCAGGAGCAAAGCGTTCTGCTTGTCCTTCATGAAGTCCGGATCGGCATTGGCCTTTTCTAAAACATTGCGATACTGTTGCTCGGCCTCGTTGGTCATTTCGATGTCGCCGAACAGATTGCCGATATAGACCATCGTCTGCGGCGTAAGCTGCTGCCGCCCGGCCAGTTTCGTCAACAAATCGCCGAGCATGTTCTTGACAGAACTGAATTTGGCGCGAATCTTCTCGGCCTCCGCGGGCGGGGTCGAGTCGGGCAGATTGTTGAGCGTATCTTGAATCGTGCGGCGCTCGCCGTCGAGCCGCTGCACGAAGCTCACGAGCGCCGCGTTGATATCGGTCTTGTCTGGGCCGATGTCGATCAAGACGGCGCCGGCCTGTCCCGCCTTCTTGAAATCATTCAACCCCAGGTCGGCCCGCAGGGCGACGCTGAACATTTCGAGCATCGTCTTGTCGAGTTCCATCGGCTTGGCGGCACTGATCGTTGCCACGAATGGATCGACCACATCACTGGCTTCTTTGAATTCCTTGGCGTCGAGATGTATTTGCGCAAGCACCAGTTGAGTCTTCAACAGTCCGTCGGGATATGGATCGCCTGGTCTCAGGTTTTTCTTGGCCGCAGCGACGCTCTCGGTGAAATCGCGCACGGCCTTTTGACGGTGCTCTTCCATCGCCTTGGTGTTGCGGTCGGCTTCTTTCTTGTTTCGTTCAAGCAGATACAGGGTGTCGTGGATTCGGCCCCGCATGTCGAGCGCCTCGGCGTATTTGTCGGACGTTGGTTCGATCGATTCGTAGACCTGAAGCGCTTCAACGTATTTGCCGTCCATCGCATTGATTCGCGCCAAGGACATGCGGGCTTTATCCGCTTCACCTGTGCCGGGATAGGTAGTGAGCGTGTAATCAACCGCGTCTTTTAGCCGCTTGAGCGCGGCTTCGCGGTCAGCGGCAGCGACCTTCTCGGCCGCTTTGTCTCTGGCGGCGGCGGCGGATTTCTCCTGTTCCACCGTCAGCCGATGGAGCTGCGCCGCGCAATCGAGCGCAAACTCCATCGCCCTCTCGGCCGTAAGTGTTTTCTTGTAATCGCGGGCCACCTTTTCGGCGCCGTCAATCCAAGCCGTCCATTGCTGCTTGGTGATGTTTCCCTTTTCGCTTGCGGCTCTGTATTTCTCCGAGATCGGCTGCATGGCGCAACTGGCAAGCGCCTCTCGGATTCGCGACAATTGGCTCGCGTCTTTTTTCGCGCCTTGCTGCTCTTCGATTTCCTGAGCTTTATTGAGCCACTTGGTGGCTTCGTCCCATTGCTTCTTTTCCATCGCGCGGCCGGCTTCGTCCATCGCCTCGAAGACCGATTGCGGACTGTCCGCCGCGCCGGGCCGGAGGCGATTGCGCAGATCGATGAATTCGCGCTGGAACTCACTGGGGATGCCCGCCATCTCGCCGGCGATCTTGAGCGCCTCGCGGGTCAGCTTGTCTTTCTCCGACGGCGTGCTTTCCCTTTCGGCGGCGGCGGCGACGTGCTCGGCCAAGTCGAGCGCCGCGGCCTGGTATCCCCATTCCGTCTTCAAGTTCTTCTTGTATTCCTCGTTCTCGATGAATTCGCGGGATTGAGCCAGATACTCCTTTACCCGTCTTGGATTTCTAGCCAAGAGCAGCAGGGAAAAATGCTTGGTGCGAGCGAGGATGTCGTCGATCTCGGTCTTGACGTATATCTTGCTGTCTCTACCGGTTTCATTCGGAAAAATGGATTTGGCTTCCCTGCTGAGATCTTGGAAGTTTTCCAGGACCTCGTCGTAGATCGCTTTGGCGTCATCGAGTCCGTCCAATTCTTCATCCACCTTTCCGTTCCACGAATGAACGTAGAGCGCAAGCTGTCCTTCCGGGGAATTGGGGTCTTTGTCGCGATATTGTTGGAAAATGTCGTCGAGCGCTTTGGCCGCCGCATTGAGCGAGTTTCTCCGTTTGCCATCCTCCGCCTTCGCCGTGTACGTCTGGGCAATGTCGTAGTCGATGAGCGATAGCGGCGCCCGCGCTTGAACCAGATTGGTTTCGAGCCGCCGACGGGCGTCTAATAGATCGCGCTGCTTTTTTGTCAGGTTTGCGCCCCGCGGCGGCGGTCCCATTTGGGTCAAGCGGTCGCTCCAGTTCTTGACAACGGATTCCAAGAGCGGACGCGCTTGCTCATACGTCTTGCGCGCCGCGGCAAGCGCAGCGCTCTTTTCGGCGCCGTCCTTCATTCTGCGCCCGGCCACAAGCGCCTCGTTCGCCTGATCGACAACCATGGTGGCGCTGATCAACTGCGCCTGCAGCGCCCCCGGGTGATTGGGTTTGTCTTTAGCGAACTGGTTGAGATGCCTTTGCGCCTCGTCGATCATCCGGGCGCGCTCGGCAATGTCGCCGATAGACCGTGCCTCATCAAGCAGGCTCTTCGCCAATTCGAGATCCCAAACATCGACGACCGCAGCCGGTGCGTCGGGGCTCGTTCGCAGCGTTTTGAGATAGTCGACGGCCGTGTCGCCGTAGTGACGTTCTTGCAGTGCATGGAGGAAGGCCAGGTCGCGATCTTCGGCAAGACCGCGGCTCGGCATCGCAATCGCCAGGAAAACGACAAACCACCACGAGCAGCGATTGACGAGCATAAACCTACTAATTGGGGTCCGACGCCTTTCCTTCCGCCTTCTTTTTCTTTTCGACGTCACCCTTCGCCCCAGCTCCCTTCATCGCTCCGTCCCCCTTCGTGCCCATCTCGATTGGACCGGCGGGCTTGATTTCTTCCGGCTTGTCGAGCTTGTAGAGGGGCAGGTAGCGATAGTAGACCTCGAGCGTCAGGCAGGCCAGGCTGGTCATCATGATTCGCCCTCCGACGGGGCCCCAGGCGTCGCGAACCGGTTTGTTCGGGTCCCAGCTACCGGTGGCGCAGCCTTCGCGGGCCTGGCTCGTGACCAGGATCGTCCGCATTTTACGGTTCCAGGCGTCCCAGTCCTTGTCGGCCATATT
This is a stretch of genomic DNA from Pirellulales bacterium. It encodes these proteins:
- a CDS encoding tetratricopeptide repeat protein, encoding MRKVSRWLSSLAASAALTAAGCASSTTGNGVSSATAWHWPWSSPVAASGAPAFASASDPTSLASKPPKPGPDLYVATARIYEKSGDQNGAAKQYQKALQIEPGHLPALLGYAQLHDSQREYSDADKLYQEAIRRHPKEAAAYNDLGLSYERRGKLDESAQSIAKAIQLQPDKPLYRNNIAAILVEMHRNDEALAQLTRAHGPAGAHYNLAILLHRSGNDRDAQFHFAQAAQIDPSLSAAREWARRLSPASTSPTQVASDERNPTLRQPSENLVVAARRPVIVNAPIQEMPTIPNYNCRPTEATAGIAPQPTLAPPEPRLALQQPVSGMRYPQYAPVAAPSNGALPPSPDGLSEFPPAREGLRALPPVD